The DNA region TGCGGATATGCGCGCCGTCCACGTCGGCGTCCGTAGCGATGATGATCTTGTGATAGCGGAGCTTCCCGATATCGAAGGTGTCTCCGATGAGTGTACCGAGCGCAAGCACCAGGGATTTAATCTGCTCAGAGGCAAGCATCTTGTCGAGACGAGCGCGTTCCACGTTCAATATCTTGCCGCGGAGCGGGAGGATGGCCTGCGTGCGGCGATCTCTTCCCTGCTTAGAAGAACCTCCGGCAGAATCTCCTTCCACGATGAATAGTTCGGACTCAGAAGCGTCCTTGGACTGACAGTCTGCAAGCTTTCCTGGGAGCGTGAGACCCTCGAGGGCGCCTTTGCGCAGGATGGAATCCTTTGCGGCCTTTGCGGCCTTGCGGGCGCGCTGTGCCAAGAGCGCCTTGCCGATGATGAAGCGGGCGTCCTCCGGATTCTCTTCAAGAAAAGCAGAGAAAGCTTCTGAGAAGACGGTTTCCACCGCACCGCGCGCTTCCACCGTACCGAGCTTGGCCTTGGTCTGGCCCTCGAACTGGATCTCGGGAATCTTGACCGAGACCACCGCAGTGAGACCTTCGAGCACGTCGTCACCAGTAAGGGTGTCGTCGCTATCCTTTACTATATTGTTCTTGCGGGCGTAGGTGTTGAGCGTACGAGTGAGCGCCGTCTTGAAGCCGGTGACATGGGTACCGCCTTCTGCAGTGTAGATATTGTTGGCAAAGGCAGAGAGGCGAGAGCTGATGTCGTCTACATACTGGAGCGCTACTTCCACCGCCACGCCATCCGCCTCCTTCTCTACATAAAAGACGTTCTTGTGGATGGGCTTCTGGAACTCGTTGTAAAAACGCACCAGGGATTGAAGTCCCCCTTCGAAATAGAAAGAGGTGGAGGGGACCTCCAGGCGCAGATCGCGCATATACACCACATCGTCGAGATCAAGCTTCCCTTCATACTCAGCCGCATTGATGATGCCAATGCGCAGTCCTTTCACCAGGTAGGCTTGCTGGCGGAGGTGCGCGACCACTCTCTGCCAATCGAATTTGATCTCCTTGAAAATCTCGATATCCGGCTCGAAGATGGTGATGGTGCCGTGGAACTTGGAGCTACCCAATTTCTTAACTGCCGCCTTGCGCACGCCCTGCTTGTATTCCTGCATGTACCTGCCGCCATCGCGGTGCACTTCCACCTTGGTGTAGATGGAAAGTGCATTCACTACTGATGCACCCACGCCATGGAGACCGCCAGAGACCTTGTAGCCTTCCCCACCGAATTTGCCGCCCGCGTGAAGCGTGGTCATGATGGTCTCAAGCGCAGAGACCTTGGTCTTGGAGTGGATGTCTACGGGGATACCGCGGCCGTTGTCTACGACGCGGATGCGATTGCCCGGCAGGAGGGCCACTTCGATGTCGTTGGCGAAGCCGCCCATGGCTTCGTCGCGCGAGTTATCGAAGATCTCCCAGATGAGGTGATGGAGGCCATCGGGACCGGTGGTACCGATGTACATGCCCGGACGCTTGCGCACCGGCTCAAGGCCCTCGAGGACGGTGATATCTTCAGCTCCGTAGCCGCCCTTTTTCTTCTTTTCTTCTGCCATATATGTCCGCTAATTATATCACAAACAAGGCCTTTTTACCTGTTACAAAACTGGATAAATATGCTCTGGTATAGGCCTAAAGCAGCAATCTAAAGAAGCTAACTCAGCTTAAGGGAATAGAGCTTCCCATACTTCTTTTGCAGATATTCTATGAAAAACCTGCTCGAAGGCGCCTCACCAGTGACTCTCTTCAAGAGATCCGCTGCCTTGTAGGTCTTCCCGTGGAGATGCACGTGCTTACGCAGCCATTCACGAGGAACTGAGAGTTCTCCCTTCGCGATCTTCTTCGCAAGATCAGGAATGTCCCGCTCCATGGCAGCGTACCATTGCGCCGCATACAAATTTCCCAGAGTGTACGTCGGGAAGTAGCCGATGTATCCAGCGGACCAATGCACATCTTGCAATACGCCAAGAGTATCATTCGGCACCTCGATACCCAGATACTCTTTCATCTTAGCTCTCCACACCTTTGGCAGATCCTTGGGATCGATCGTACCCTCTACCATACCCTTCTCGACCTCGAAGCGCACGATGATGTGGAGATTGTAAGTCACCTCGTCAGCTTCCGTACGGATGAGAGATGGCTTTACCTCGTTCAATATCAACATAAACTCCTCGAAAGAGAGTGCTTTGAATGGCTTCGGGAACTTCTTCTGTAGCTTGGGATAGAAATATTTCCAGAACGGGATACCTCGGCCGATGTTGTTCTCCCAGAGGCGCGACTGCGATTCGTGCACGCCATACGATATGGCGTCCGCCAAAGGTGTCCCGAAATGTTCTGAAGGGAGGCCCTGCTCATAGAGGGCATGGCCAGTCTCATGGATAGTGGAGCCGAGCGAATAGAGGAGATCATCTTCTCGGAAGCGAGTAGTGATACGCACATCATGAGGATGGAAAGCCGTAGTGAAAGGGTGCGTACTCTCGTCCATCCGACCTGCAGTAAAATCAAAACCCATGGTCTCAGCGACCATTCTATTGAAAGCGAGCTGCTCTCCGAGAGGAATCTTTCCTTTGGTCTTCTTCGGGTCAGCCTTCACCTTCGAAGCCTTAATCTCCTGGAGGAATGGGATGAGGAAATCCCTCAGGTCACCCAGCATCGCAGAAGCATCCCTGGTGCTGAGCCCCGGCTCGTAGCTATCAATGAGAGCATCGTAGGGAGACTCCTTATAGCTGATGAAGGCAGCTTCCTTCCTCTTCATCTCCACTATTCTGCGCAGATACGGCAGGAACATCTTAAAGTCATCCTTCTTGCGCGCCTGCGCCCAGACATTTTGAGCTTTAGAGACAAGCTCCGAATATTCCTTCACAAAGGAAGCTGGTAGCTTTCTCTCGCGCTCGTATGTCCGCCAGGTCTCCTCTACGATGATCGCGTCTTTACCTTTGAGCTTCTTGCCATCGACCTCCTTCTTCAGGTTCGAAAGAAGCTGGTCATCATCGAGGGCAACCAGTCTCCCGTGCACAATGCTACTGAGATGGGAACTTGCGATTGCTCGCGCATCCGCACCCTTCTCCGGCATATGCACCTCCTGATCCCAGCCGAGCACCGCTCCGGCAGAGCCTAAATATGAAATCTCCAAGAGTTTCTCCTTCAACGCATCTATCGGCCGAGCTTTCATACTAACGGACCTCCCAAGCCTTCTCCTTGATCGCCGCGATGACTTTTTCCATGACCGCATTCACCTCCGCATCTACCAGCGTCTTCTCAAAAGATTGGAATATCAGACGGAAGGCATATGAGATGCGATCTCCTTTTTCGAAGCGGTCGAAAATATAGGTCTTGAGGAGAAGAGGATCGCCGGCTGCATCTCGGATGACAGTCTGCACCTCATCCGCCTCAGTACCCTTCGGCACCCACAGCGCGATATCGCGCGAAATGTAAGGATAGCGGGAGAAAGGCTGATAGCGCATCGTCTCAGTGAACAGAAGACGTTCGTAATTCTCCGCAGCCACATTCTCGATCTCTTTCTCAGATGCAGGCTCCTTCTCCCCGATCTTCCCTAGCATCAATTTCTCCATACCGTCCTTCCAAACGATACCGATTTCAAAAAGCTTCACTTCCTTAAGCTCAAGCAGCGCCTTATTAGGCACGTTCTTGGCGAGCGCCTCCGTAAGGCCCGTAAGGAGGCTGGCACGCAGATACGGCTTATCTCCCCCTATCTTATTCGCTACTGCACGCTCGCCTTTCTCTACGAATACAGAGGTCAGTATTTCGGAATAGCCAGCGCTACGGAGCTCTTCACGCGCCTGCTCAGCGGCGACGAAGCGTCCATTGACCGGCGTCTTCCCAGGAATCGGCGGAAGGGGCACAGCCGGCACATGCTCATAGCCAATGACGCGACCCACCTCCTCTACGAGATCCTCGGGGATGGAGAGATCCAGGCGTTCAAACGGAGGAGTGACAGTGAACACGCCACTCTCTTCCCTACAAGCAAGACCTAAGCTGGAAAAAGCCTCGAGTACCTTCTCCTTGGAAATCTCCGTGCCAAGCATCTTATTAATCTTCTCGAGAGAGACGCTTACCTCCGCAAGTTTTTGCGGAACAGGATACGAATCTACAAAACCTACGAGCTCACCGCCTGCGACCTTTTGAATGATCGCCACCACATCCACCATGCCGTAGGCGGCAAGTTCAGGAGAAAGCACCTGCTCGAAACGACTTGAAGCATCCGTGCGTAGCGCCAGCGAGCGAGAGGCCTTGCGGACAGAGGGTCCGTCAAAATTCGCAGACTCGATGACGATATCGACAGTAGATTCATCCACTGATGCTGGCATGCCGCCTTTTATTCCCGCGATGCCTACTGGGACATCGCCTGCGGTGATGAGGAGCATCGTGTCAGTGAGAGAATATTTCTTGGCATCAAGCGTCTCAATCTCTTCTCCGGCGTGCGCAGTACGGACCCCGATCGAAAGACTCGGAAGTTTCTTAGCATCAAAGGCGTGGAGAGGCTGCCCCAGCTTGAACATTACGAAATTAGTAGCGTCGACCACGTTATTAATGGAACGCTGGCCGATGGCTTCCAGGCTTTCTTTGAGCCAGGAGGGCGAAGGACCCACCTTCACACCCTTCATGTATCCGGCTATATAGCGATTGCAGAGCGGCGACTCTAGGGAGACAGAGACCTCAGTCGTAACCTTTGAAAGATCCGGCTTTTGCAACAGAGGATCATAAGTCATCTGGAGCTTGAGCACGGCGGCAAGCTCTTTGGCCACAGCGCGATGCGAGAGCGCATCGTGGCCGCGGTTAGGCGTCACCTTCACGTCCAGAACTTCCCCCTCCACGCTATCTATCTCAAACGCATGGAACGTAAGGGCGTCAGCTATTACCGCTGCTTCGGGCAGATCGGGAACGAATTTCTGGAGCCACGGGCGTAAGACTTTCATACTTAAAATTGATTCACGAAACGGAGATCCGCAGAGTGCATGAGACGCACGTCATCGATACCCCAACGGAGTATGGCCAGACGATCAAGCCCCATGCCGAAAGCGAATCCACGATACTTCTCGGGATCTACCCCCGCATTACGAAGCACGCTCGGATGCACCATGCCCGCTCCCATCATCTCAATCCAGCGATCACGCAGCTTCTCTGGGACGTTCTCACCCACGAGACGCATGTCCACTTCGACCCCCGGCTCCACGAACGGGAAGAAGCTCGGACGGAAGCGCACTTCCACAGAAGCACCACGGAAGAGCTCCTGGAAGAACTGCTCGATCGTTCCCTTGAGATTGGAGAGGGAGATATCTTCGCCCACGACCAAACCCTCGAGCTGGAAGAACTCGGCTTCGTGGGTCATGTCGGTAGCTTCATTCCGGAAGACTTTGCCCGGCACGATGATGCGATATGGCGGGAGGATGCCCTTCTTCATCTGGGCTTCCATATATCGAGCCTGTACGTTCGAGGTGTGCGTACGCAGCACCATTCCCGGCTCATCCTTGATGAAGAAGGTGTCCTGCATGTCCCGCGCCGGATGATCCTTGGGGACGTTCAGAGCATCGAAGTTGTACCACTCGCTCTCAAGGAGCGGACCTTCAGCGAATTCGAAACCCATCCCCGCGAAGATGCGGTTGGTCTCCCGTATGAGCAAAGAGAGGGGGTGGAGGTGTCCCTGCGGATATTTTGGGTCCATTGAGTCGCATTGTATCGGAAAAGAGCTTTTTATCAACGCGATTCAGGGAAAAAGAGTCTCGACCGGTAGAAAGGCAGGGGTGACCAAAAAGGTTGAAAAAATGGCCTAAAAATCGTATAATGACCGTCATCCTATGAACTCCTTCTTCGGAGAAATACTCCCTCATATCCTGGTGTTCATATCCCTCTATTTCGAGGTTTTCCTCCTTGTGACCTTCCTGGAGCGCCGTGGTGAGATCCGCAAGGAATCCCCAGAGCCGAAAGCGTACCCTTCGGCCACGGTCATCGTCCCCTGCTTCAATGAAGGCACGACGGTGGCAGGTACGCTCGATTCCCTCCTCGCCCTCGACTATCCCAAGGAGAAGCTCTCCATCTTCGCCATCGACGACGGCAGCAGAGACAATACCTGGCAGGTCATGCAGGCCTACAAGGACAACCCGCAGATACGACTCTTCCAGAAAGAGAACGAGGGCAGCAAATACAAGGCCCTCAACCTCGGCCTCTCGCACGTCACGAGTGAGATCGTAGGCTGCCTCGACGCCGACTCCTACGTGGACCCCCAGGCGCTGAAACGTGTCGTCCTCCGCTTCGAGGATCCGACTGTCATGGCAGTGACTCCTGCCATCAAGCTCCACCAGCCCAAGAACTTCATCCAGATGGTACAGCGGGCGGAATACAGCTTCAGCGTCTTCATCCGCAAGATATTCGCCCTCATCGGCAGCGTCTACATCACCCCTGGCCCCTTCTCCTTCTTCCGGAAGTCAGTATTCGACACTCTAGGTCCGTACAAGCACGCGCACCACACCGAAGACCTGGAGATCGGCCTGCGCATGCAGACCAAGGACTACCGTATTGATAATGCGCATGACGCCTACGTCTACACAGTAGCCCCCGCGACATTGCGTGCCCTCTTCAAGCAGCGCGTACGCTGGACCCATGGCTTCCTCGAGAACGCCATCGACTACCGTGAGATCTTCTTCAAGCGCCGCTACGGTAACCTCTCCATGTTCATCCTCCCCTTGGCCACCCTCTCCGTCTTCTCCGTGCTCTACTTCACCGGCTACTCTCTCTTCTACGCCGTCAATGCTATCTTCGGTAAAATCTCCGAGATTAGCATCGTAGGGCTCAATCTCGGTTGGCCGCGCATGGCTACTGACTGGTTCTTCCTCAACACCGGGACCCTTACGCTCCTCTCGGTGATAATGATCCTCATCACTCTCACGCTCCTCATCACCGGGAAGGTCATCGGCCGGGAGAAGCCCTTCTCCCGGGATATTGTTTATTTCCTAGTCTGCTACGGCTTCATCGCGCCTTGGTGGCTGCTGAAGTCGGTCTACAATACCGCCTTCTCCCGTAAGACTACTTGGCGCTAACTTAGCTTTATATGAGAACTATTGATTGGAAAAAATACGCCCTGGTGCTCCTGATTACGGTCACAATATTTGCGACCGCGCTCTACGTGAGCAACCGGCTGAATGATCGCCGTATCGACGAGATCCGCGACATCGGAGACCAGATCTCCATCGATATCCTCTCCTCCGAGACGCAATTTAGCCTGCTTGCGGAATCCTCCTGTAAGGACCTCTCCGGCCAGTCCATCCTCTCCAAGGAGATCAACTCGCTCGCGGAGAGGCTCTCCTACACGGAAGAGAAGCTGGGGAGCGACAACGACGAGGTCATGAAGCTGAAGCGCTACTACTCCCTCCTCGAGATCAAGGATTACCTCCTCATGAAGAAGGTGGCCTCGAAGTGCGGCGTTAAGCCCATCACCGTCCTGTATTTCTACTCGAACACCGGCGACTGCGCAGAATGCGAGCGCACCGGCTACGTACTCACCGCCCTCCGAGAGAAGTACCCTGACCTGCGCGTGTATTCCTTCGACTACCACCTCAACCTCTCCGCGCTCGGCACCCTCATCTCCATCTTCAATATTGAGCCTCGCTTCCCCGCCATCATGATCGATGACGAAATCTTCTACGGCTTCACTTCCCTGGAGGATATCGAGAAGGAGGTACCGGAGCTTAAGGCGAGCCTAGC from Candidatus Parcubacteria bacterium includes:
- a CDS encoding type IIA DNA topoisomerase subunit B, whose product is MAEEKKKKGGYGAEDITVLEGLEPVRKRPGMYIGTTGPDGLHHLIWEIFDNSRDEAMGGFANDIEVALLPGNRIRVVDNGRGIPVDIHSKTKVSALETIMTTLHAGGKFGGEGYKVSGGLHGVGASVVNALSIYTKVEVHRDGGRYMQEYKQGVRKAAVKKLGSSKFHGTITIFEPDIEIFKEIKFDWQRVVAHLRQQAYLVKGLRIGIINAAEYEGKLDLDDVVYMRDLRLEVPSTSFYFEGGLQSLVRFYNEFQKPIHKNVFYVEKEADGVAVEVALQYVDDISSRLSAFANNIYTAEGGTHVTGFKTALTRTLNTYARKNNIVKDSDDTLTGDDVLEGLTAVVSVKIPEIQFEGQTKAKLGTVEARGAVETVFSEAFSAFLEENPEDARFIIGKALLAQRARKAAKAAKDSILRKGALEGLTLPGKLADCQSKDASESELFIVEGDSAGGSSKQGRDRRTQAILPLRGKILNVERARLDKMLASEQIKSLVLALGTLIGDTFDIGKLRYHKIIIATDADVDGAHIRTLILTLFYRHFRPLLDGGFIYIAQPPLYKIKRGKEIAYAYTDEEKIKFLGKDAELVTEVTETEGLEEEPEEEETPAKGKERKPKISIQRYKGLGEMNPEELWETTMDPARRVLKKVNIEDGVEADKVFDILMGTDVPSRKMFIQSNAKLATLDI
- a CDS encoding carboxypeptidase M32 gives rise to the protein MKARPIDALKEKLLEISYLGSAGAVLGWDQEVHMPEKGADARAIASSHLSSIVHGRLVALDDDQLLSNLKKEVDGKKLKGKDAIIVEETWRTYERERKLPASFVKEYSELVSKAQNVWAQARKKDDFKMFLPYLRRIVEMKRKEAAFISYKESPYDALIDSYEPGLSTRDASAMLGDLRDFLIPFLQEIKASKVKADPKKTKGKIPLGEQLAFNRMVAETMGFDFTAGRMDESTHPFTTAFHPHDVRITTRFREDDLLYSLGSTIHETGHALYEQGLPSEHFGTPLADAISYGVHESQSRLWENNIGRGIPFWKYFYPKLQKKFPKPFKALSFEEFMLILNEVKPSLIRTEADEVTYNLHIIVRFEVEKGMVEGTIDPKDLPKVWRAKMKEYLGIEVPNDTLGVLQDVHWSAGYIGYFPTYTLGNLYAAQWYAAMERDIPDLAKKIAKGELSVPREWLRKHVHLHGKTYKAADLLKRVTGEAPSSRFFIEYLQKKYGKLYSLKLS
- a CDS encoding phenylalanine--tRNA ligase subunit beta, producing the protein MKVLRPWLQKFVPDLPEAAVIADALTFHAFEIDSVEGEVLDVKVTPNRGHDALSHRAVAKELAAVLKLQMTYDPLLQKPDLSKVTTEVSVSLESPLCNRYIAGYMKGVKVGPSPSWLKESLEAIGQRSINNVVDATNFVMFKLGQPLHAFDAKKLPSLSIGVRTAHAGEEIETLDAKKYSLTDTMLLITAGDVPVGIAGIKGGMPASVDESTVDIVIESANFDGPSVRKASRSLALRTDASSRFEQVLSPELAAYGMVDVVAIIQKVAGGELVGFVDSYPVPQKLAEVSVSLEKINKMLGTEISKEKVLEAFSSLGLACREESGVFTVTPPFERLDLSIPEDLVEEVGRVIGYEHVPAVPLPPIPGKTPVNGRFVAAEQAREELRSAGYSEILTSVFVEKGERAVANKIGGDKPYLRASLLTGLTEALAKNVPNKALLELKEVKLFEIGIVWKDGMEKLMLGKIGEKEPASEKEIENVAAENYERLLFTETMRYQPFSRYPYISRDIALWVPKGTEADEVQTVIRDAAGDPLLLKTYIFDRFEKGDRISYAFRLIFQSFEKTLVDAEVNAVMEKVIAAIKEKAWEVR
- the pheS gene encoding phenylalanine--tRNA ligase subunit alpha; this encodes MDPKYPQGHLHPLSLLIRETNRIFAGMGFEFAEGPLLESEWYNFDALNVPKDHPARDMQDTFFIKDEPGMVLRTHTSNVQARYMEAQMKKGILPPYRIIVPGKVFRNEATDMTHEAEFFQLEGLVVGEDISLSNLKGTIEQFFQELFRGASVEVRFRPSFFPFVEPGVEVDMRLVGENVPEKLRDRWIEMMGAGMVHPSVLRNAGVDPEKYRGFAFGMGLDRLAILRWGIDDVRLMHSADLRFVNQF
- a CDS encoding glycosyltransferase family 2 protein, which gives rise to MNSFFGEILPHILVFISLYFEVFLLVTFLERRGEIRKESPEPKAYPSATVIVPCFNEGTTVAGTLDSLLALDYPKEKLSIFAIDDGSRDNTWQVMQAYKDNPQIRLFQKENEGSKYKALNLGLSHVTSEIVGCLDADSYVDPQALKRVVLRFEDPTVMAVTPAIKLHQPKNFIQMVQRAEYSFSVFIRKIFALIGSVYITPGPFSFFRKSVFDTLGPYKHAHHTEDLEIGLRMQTKDYRIDNAHDAYVYTVAPATLRALFKQRVRWTHGFLENAIDYREIFFKRRYGNLSMFILPLATLSVFSVLYFTGYSLFYAVNAIFGKISEISIVGLNLGWPRMATDWFFLNTGTLTLLSVIMILITLTLLITGKVIGREKPFSRDIVYFLVCYGFIAPWWLLKSVYNTAFSRKTTWR